The genomic DNA TGTCTCTTTTTTGAAGTCTCTTCAACAAATGAATGTAATCGATATCAAACAGATTCTCTCGGCTAAAATGGTCTCAGTAAATCCGACCATTATAGTTATGAGTCTTAGTAAAGAAGAACTTGACAAGATGGCTCAGAGAAAGCTTTTACAGCTCCCTTCGCCCTTGCCACATATCTCTTCTGGAAAAACAAAGTTATTCACATAACAAATTAAGTATAATTTCAAAGTAAGGTTCTTTTACAAATGCGCTTGCGCATGAGAGGGGAATGTACTACATCCCTGTAGCCTAATACGGGGTTTTAGAAAAACACCCTGAAATCCCCAAAAACGTTAAGTAAAACGTTTTGACATTCGTGCGGCAAGCCGTGGGGGTATTAGGCTCAGGGAATACTTCCCTAAGAACCTTTCTTTTTAAAATAGATAATCATGAGCGGAGCAAAAAACGTTATTGATATGAGACCCAGTAAAGGGTTCTCGTCTTCACAAGGCAACGAACACCTTCGCCGTTTAGATGATTGCGAAAGGGCGCAGAAAGCCAGATGGAATTATGACCCTTCAAGAGAACATCTGAACTTCGAAGTGGGTAAAGGTGGGGTAGTGACAGAAGTAAATAAGTTCAAAACCATCAACCAGAGAATACAGAAAAATTTGGATTCACGTGGCATTGTAAACCCCAACAAAAAATACATTGACCAGGGACTGGATCCAAAGTACAGGACTGTCGCAAACTTTATCTTGGGTGGCAACCGAGAGGTAATGAGAAACCTGGCTTTTGGTAATCAGGAGGTGGATTGGGAACATGGAGCCGACAATTCTGACTTGAAGAGAATGCCGGAAATTGAAGCATGGGCAAAAGATGCGTATGCCTTCATGTGTAAAAAATTCGGAGAACAGAACATAGCTGCTTTTGTCGTTCATCTGGACGAAGCGAACCCACACGTACATTGTACGGTTTTGCCTCTTACGGAGAAAAATAGATTCTCTTTCAAAAAGATATTTACTAAAGGTGTTAATACTAGAGAAGCTTTAGTAGAGTACATGGAGTCTCTTCATACCGAATATGCAGAAGAGGTAGGTTTGAAGTATGGTATGGAGAGAGGGGATAGTATCAAGGAAACCGGTGCTGTTCATCGTACTACAGAAGGGTATCGCAGGAAACTCTGGAAGGATGCTCAGGAGAAGGAAGAAGAGGTTCGAGAAAACATCAAAACCATCGAACAGCAAAATTCAACGATTACCAATCAGCGTGGAATTATTGCTTCACTTAGCAGGGAAATCAAGCACTCTGCTGCTCGTCTGAAGGCTTTAGCTACGATGATCAAGAACCTTGAAACTCATAAGGCAGACCTAGAACAGGAGATTAAAAAGTTCAATAGAGACCTTGCTGCAGGAAAGATTTCTAAGGAAGAGGCAGACCGCAAACTTTCAAAAATTAATGCCGAAATCAAGAAAACAGAAGAGAAAATAATTGACAAGGCAGATAAGCTAAAAGTTGCAGAAAGCAAGCTCCATGATGCGGAACAACGGAAGGCAGAATTGGAAGCAAAAGCCCATGAAGCCGAAGAAAAGAGAAGTTCAGAAGAACAGAAAACTGCTTTGGCTGTAGAAAAAACGGCAAAGGCAGAAGGTAAATATCAGGTGATTAAAGCGAAATACAAAGAGATTGCTCCGAAAGTGAATCTTAAAGTCAGCCATGAATTTGGCTCACTCGGTTTTCACATGGCAGCACTTGATATGAAAAGTCGTCTATCTAAATATGGTGAACTTCGAAACTCTTTATCTCCGAGCCAAAGAGATTTCTTGGATAGGACAGTTGGCGAAATATTCGATGGCTCACTTATCGAAAATGTAGCAGAAAATTCTGCAAATCTATGTTCGGTTGCAGCATCCTTATATTTGGGTTATCTGAATGCAGCTACAAGGATAGCTCAAAGCTGCGGTGGCGGTGGAGGACCAGGAACCGGATGGGGTAAACGAGACGATGAAAATGATATGGACTTCAGAAGGAGGTGTTTCGGCATGGCAATGAAGATGATGAAGCCGGGACGTCAGCAGCGTCTCAAACGTTAGTTGTTGCTAGGGGGTGTAATTTAAACTGTGTCAAGGTTTGTTCTTAACTGTTGCTACAGTATTATATAATAGTGCCAAGAAAGCCCAATGGTCTTTTTGCCTTTGGATTTTCTTGGCACAAAATTTAGCCTTAATCTGTTTCCTTATGTTTATGTAAACGGCTAATTATCTTGTAGCCTCTTCCGTATCTTTTGCCTTTTATTCCAATCAGTCCACCATTATAATAATTCAGAACTTCATTTTTATGGAGTCTTGATAGGGTGGTGTTGAAACAGTTTATCTTGAGAGTAGGATAGAGTTGCATAGTCTTATCAATAAGACTCTCTTTGGTTTGCGGGAGGGACTCCTCTGTTAAGACTTTTACCATCGTAGATGCCAAAGAAGGTTTGGAATTATCTTTCAGGATAGTCTTTTCTTTTTCCTTCTTCTCCTTCTTCTTTTTCTTATGGTTATCTACAGTTGGAGTGGCGGTCTTTTTCTCTTCCTTCTTTGCCTGTTTGGCAAAGGATTCCGCATTGATGTCAAGCTTCAGTCCTAGAATTTCCGAAATGATGTTCTTGAGGACATAGATGAACAACTCGCTGTCTTCACTCTTGAGTGAGGTCTCTTGTTTCCAGTAGCGACTCTTGAAAGCAAGTTGGGTCAACTCTTCAATCTCCTGTTCAGAAATATCTTCTTTGTTAGCGAGACGTGTATTGGCCACATTGAGGAATGAAGCAAAGGAAAAGGTGGAGAATTGACTTGGAATTACGTATGTGAAAATATGATTGTTTTCTCCCTTTGCTGAAGGATGTTTAAGATTAATCATACTCATCCCTTTTACCAGAGCAATTAAAAAAGCCATGCTGGCGTATGAGAGATTTGTATTTTCAACCTCACAGATTCCTTTATAGTCGAGGTTCTTATCCGAGATAAAGTTCATGGTAAAAATACCATAGTTAGTCCATTCTGTAGAATGGAGCAACTGCTGGAGTGTGGAATCTTCTGGTGCACCCAAGCCTCTGTTAACGCTATCTATATAGCGACGCATTGTTTCTACTTCTTCCCATTGGAGAAGTGAATCATCTCCCGGCTCATTGTTTCTGATGCAGCCGATGGTTCCCAGTCTGATAACATCAGCAGAAGTTGAAGTTCGCAGGTGATTTGCGAGCTTGGCAAATAAATTAGGCATCCAGTCGAAATCATCAACCGGCGAATCTATATAATCTTCCTGATAGTAATTGTTATCAGTAAAATCTAAATCTTGATACATGCTATATTTTGTAAAAATATTGAATTCAAATCTTTCATTTGCAAAGGTAAGAAAAAATATTCTATTCTCCAAATTTTTGGCTAACTATTTGAACATCAGAGTATATTTTATGGTTTTGTTTGCTGAAAAAACACAAAAAATGGTCTTACTTGTAAAAACAGACAGACTTTTTAATAGTTTACAGGTCAAAAGGTGAGAAAGAATCTGTATTTTTTCTTGTATGATTAAAATGTTTTTTGTAACTTCGCAGCATGATTTAACGTGAATGTAAGCGGCTCCGCGTTTATACCTTGCATAATTCAAAAAAAAGCAGTAACAGCTGATTAAATTAATGCTGTTGCTGCTTTTTCCATCGGTCAGGAAGTAAGTCTCTATATTTTTCTAATGGGGTATTGGGTTGCCATTCTACAGTCTTTTCTATTACGTCGCATATGTATTCAAACAGATTAATGCCATTCAGCCTGCATGAGATTGCGATAGAATATAGGATAGCCGCCCGGCTTGCTCCTTCGTGCGAACCAAAGAACATTGAGTTTCTTCTTGATTCCTAAGACATAGCCAAATTTTTGAGCAACTTTTTGTGTTAATAAATACAAAAGAGGTATTTTGGAACATACAGGCACTAAAATATCGGTAGCAGAAATGGTCAAAAATGATTTTTCTGTTACAAATCAACACGGAACTCGTTCTTTTAATAGCGTGTGGCTAGATTCCTAATTAGTTATCCGTGTTTGTGTCTTTACAAGACTCTAAATGGCAGTAGCACAGACTGCTATAGTTCACTTGTTTCGGACTTATGATATTGCAAGTTTTTCATTGCTGCTCTTTGAATCCAACGGTTCCCATTTTCTGTTCTGCTTACCTATAGCGAACATTCTGAGAACAAGTTTGAACTTAACGGCATTCAATGCCTTGCGTTTTGTGTCTGAATCTTGCTTACCTCCTAATTTACGGTTATAAAATGATTGTAACTCTGCATCATATTGTACAACAACTGTGGCCGCCATGGATAGATCTGCTTTCGCCTGACCATCACAGCGTGCTGAAGGTCGGGGACGCCATTTCACACTGGTGCCTGAAGTGCGGAAGTGCGGTGCCACGCCGACATAACTGGCATATTGCCTTGCTGTTTCAAAAGCGGTAAAGTTTCGGGTAATGACAATGACATTTATGGCATTGACGAAGCCTATTCCCGGTATTGTCAGAAGATTCTTGTAAGTAGACAAGAGGCTATCGTCTGTAGCCAGCAACTTCTGTTCTTCCAACTCGATGTTCTCAATGTCACGGCTGAATTTTTTGATGTAGCCATCATATAACTGGGCATCTTCCTTTGTGATGCATAGCTGTCTTCTGTTCATGAAGCATGTACGCTGTTCCACCAGGAACTTACGCTCATTCATCAGTGCCTTGAGTCTCTGCATGGTCTTGTCAGGCATATTATAAGGCTTGACACATTCAGTACCATTATAGCGATAGAGAAAGTCTGCAATCTTGGCAGAGTCAATCTTGTCGCTCTTGTCCTTGGGCCCCATGGGATAATGCTTTACCACATGGGTGGAGAGCATGCAGAACTGATAGTTCCTGGTATTAAGAAACTTCTCCAGCTCCATGGAATAGCTGCCGGTGAACTCCATTCCGAAGAGACTGTTCGAGAGAACCACATGATTCTTCTTGAGCCATGTGCACATTTCGCCAAATCCCTTGCGGGAATTGTTGAATACATCGTGAGAAAAGTCCTTAATTGGGGTTTCTTCACAGAAAATTGATACGTCAATGACATTTTTTGAGATGTCGATGCCGATAAATGATTTATTTTTCATACCTTTGTACCGCATTTTGTAGGAAGGAGCTCTCTATGTCAGGGTAAGCCACATCTTTTAAAAGCTTCCACGGCTAATTCCCTAAACGGCACTTGACCTGGCATTTCAGGCTGGGGAGACTAGATCAGGGAAAGGTCTTTGTCTAAGACAAAATAGTTCACTACCCCCGTCCGGAGTTCCTTCCATTTCAGATGCTCCGGCAAAGGTAGTGAAAAAAACGCAGACAAAAGACTTAGTCGGGAAATAGTTATGCTCTAAGAAGTGCGATAGTTCACTTTTGCTGCATTTTAGTTCTTATATGCATCTGTCTCCACATATGGTGTTCCACGCTTTATCACGGCAAACATACGAAGGACCAGCTTGAACTTGACGGCATTGAGCACGATGCCACCGCATTTTTCCTTTCTCTTGCGTATCCAATAGTCTCTTAT from Segatella copri includes the following:
- the mobV gene encoding MobV family relaxase, translated to MSGAKNVIDMRPSKGFSSSQGNEHLRRLDDCERAQKARWNYDPSREHLNFEVGKGGVVTEVNKFKTINQRIQKNLDSRGIVNPNKKYIDQGLDPKYRTVANFILGGNREVMRNLAFGNQEVDWEHGADNSDLKRMPEIEAWAKDAYAFMCKKFGEQNIAAFVVHLDEANPHVHCTVLPLTEKNRFSFKKIFTKGVNTREALVEYMESLHTEYAEEVGLKYGMERGDSIKETGAVHRTTEGYRRKLWKDAQEKEEEVRENIKTIEQQNSTITNQRGIIASLSREIKHSAARLKALATMIKNLETHKADLEQEIKKFNRDLAAGKISKEEADRKLSKINAEIKKTEEKIIDKADKLKVAESKLHDAEQRKAELEAKAHEAEEKRSSEEQKTALAVEKTAKAEGKYQVIKAKYKEIAPKVNLKVSHEFGSLGFHMAALDMKSRLSKYGELRNSLSPSQRDFLDRTVGEIFDGSLIENVAENSANLCSVAASLYLGYLNAATRIAQSCGGGGGPGTGWGKRDDENDMDFRRRCFGMAMKMMKPGRQQRLKR
- a CDS encoding IS110 family transposase; protein product: MKNKSFIGIDISKNVIDVSIFCEETPIKDFSHDVFNNSRKGFGEMCTWLKKNHVVLSNSLFGMEFTGSYSMELEKFLNTRNYQFCMLSTHVVKHYPMGPKDKSDKIDSAKIADFLYRYNGTECVKPYNMPDKTMQRLKALMNERKFLVEQRTCFMNRRQLCITKEDAQLYDGYIKKFSRDIENIELEEQKLLATDDSLLSTYKNLLTIPGIGFVNAINVIVITRNFTAFETARQYASYVGVAPHFRTSGTSVKWRPRPSARCDGQAKADLSMAATVVVQYDAELQSFYNRKLGGKQDSDTKRKALNAVKFKLVLRMFAIGKQNRKWEPLDSKSSNEKLAIS